The region CGGTGTCCAGTTGCTCCTGTAACTGATCCAGCTCTTGCAGCAGTCGGGTCCTGGCGATCCCCAAGCCAAAAGCCCACCGAACGAACTGATTAACCGGATAGTTGGGTGCCATCTGAAACTGGCAAATCCTTGATCTTAATGTGTTTTTAAGCGACATAGAGCAAAATCCCTGATAGTCTTGCCGTTCGATATGATAACTATAGTATGTAGAACTATAATATGCAAACGGGCAAATTCCAATGCATGCCCAAACCGAATCAACCCTGTCAGCTTGTCGTGCGCTTTGCGGAAAACGTCCGTCGGGAAAGACGTGCCCGGGGGTTGTCCCAGGAGGCGCTGGCGGACCTGGCGGATGTCCACAGGACTTACATTGGAATGCTGGAGCGAGGAGAGAAGAACGTGACTCTCAGTACTTTGGATCGGATTGCGTCGGCGCTGGGGGTTTCTGCGATATCGCTTCTGGATGCGAGTGCGCCAGACGAGCAGTAGGCGGCGCTTGGGACACAGTTTAGAGCTTCGAAGTCACTACCGCTATTTATAGGCCACCTTAACTCAACATCACGACCTGATTTCTACCATCGCGCTTACCCACATAGAGCATGTTATCCGCCCGGGTAATCAGCGCATCCAGATCATCGTCGGCGTTGGCAATCGCTATACCAATAGTGACGCTCAGGCGAAGATCGCTCATTTCTCCCTCGAGTATCAGCGCGGCGACATTCTCCTTCAACCGCTCTGCCACGGCTTGCGCATTGATTGAATCAGTGTTTGGCAGCGCCACCACAAATTCCTCGCCTCCGAAGCGGCCAATGATGTCGGTGGGGCGCAATGAGTGCCGACAAACGTCGG is a window of Marinimicrobium sp. C6131 DNA encoding:
- a CDS encoding helix-turn-helix domain-containing protein; protein product: MPKPNQPCQLVVRFAENVRRERRARGLSQEALADLADVHRTYIGMLERGEKNVTLSTLDRIASALGVSAISLLDASAPDEQ